One Arvicanthis niloticus isolate mArvNil1 chromosome 3, mArvNil1.pat.X, whole genome shotgun sequence DNA segment encodes these proteins:
- the Cirop gene encoding ciliated left-right organizer metallopeptidase → MWRLLLLGVATSRCLHEETQKSVRLLRPPFSQMPAHFRSSILPLPGSYEPQPLRIQTYYTRDPVPSEAWDPEGEARALAAVTETTRRIQGILAVLPVQGPLLLSRDPEQYCHAVWGDPDTPNYHRCSLLNPGYKGESCLGAKMPDAHLRGYSLWPEHGLPHLIQPDGPGVQNTDFLLYVRVAHTSKCHKEPSVIAYAACCQLDSEDRPLAGTIVYCAQHLSSPRLSHDDIVMATLHELLHALGFSGQLFKMWRDCPSGLRARENCSTRKHVTRRDEQGQLLLTTPAVSRSLAKHLGVPGTSLGVPLEEEGSLSSHWESRLLQGSIMTATFNGAQHTRLDPITLAAFEDSGWYQVNHSAAEQLLWGQGSGPNFGLVSTCRNGSSDFFCTGSGLGCHYLHLDKGSCSSDPTLEGCHMYKPLANGSECWKEENGRHTRAENPHGEIYHMHSRCFLANLTSQVLSKDTTSQPLTTPHPTGCCYLHQCTHKGAYEVQVEGSPWIPCLPGKAIQIPGYYGLLYCPQGRLCLSDKGASVATSQPMSFTTQALLFQLSLRLTGTRGYSLGKGQREELAEVVLQALVTRAGTSRCYFHSPSITTSLVFTVRMWKSPGCRGPSTAMLHTTLTLILQKKPLQVHHGEAIFTTEYSKLRTSLDHNPSLTELLLSTGFCLLLLILVGALGTLAYQKRATLQVAPSTT, encoded by the exons ATGTGGCGGCTACTCCTCCTTGGGGTGGCCACAAGCAGATGTCTGCACGAGGAGACCCAGAAGTCTGTGCGCCTTCTTAGGCCTCCTTTCTCCCAAATGCCCGCACACTTCCGAtcctcaatccttcctctccctggctcctaTGAGCCGCAACCCCTTAGAATCCAAACCTACTATACAAGAGATCCTGTACCCAGCGAGGCTTGGGATCCTGAGGGGGAAGCCCGAGCCCTGGCTGCAGTGACGGAGACTACTCGAAGGATTCAGGGCATCCTAGCAG TTCTCCCAGTACAAGGACCTCTGCTTCTAAGTCGAGACCCTGAACAATACTGCCATGCCGTCTGGGGAGACCCAGATACCCCAAACTACCACAG GTGCAGCCTCCTGAACCCAGGGTACAAAGGAGAGAGTTGCCTTGGGGCAAAG ATGCCTGATGCCCACCTGCGTGGTTATTCCTTGTGGCCAGAGCATGGTCTGCCCCATCTAATCCAACCAGATGGCCCGGGAGTCCAAAACACTGATTTTCTCCTGTATGTACGGGTTGCCCACACTTCCAAGTGTCACAAGGAG CCCTCTGTCATAGCCTATGCTGCCTGCTGCCAGCTGGATTCAGAAGACAGGCCCCTCGCGGGTACCATTGTCTACTGTGCCCAACATCTCAGCAGCCCGAGACTCAGCCATGATGATATTGTCATG GCTACACTACATGAACTGCTGCACGCCCTGGGTTTTTCTGGACAGCTCTTCAAGATGTGGCGAGATTGTCCCTCAGGACTCAGAG CTAGAGAGAACTGTTCCACGAGGAAACATGTGACTAGACGAGATGAACAGGGACAACTGCTTCTCACCACTCCAGCTGTCAGCCGCAGCCTAGCCAAACACTTGGGGGTGCCCGGGACTTCGCTGGGAGTTCCTTTGGAAGAAGAG GGCTCTTTGTCTTCACACTGGGAGTCCAGATTACTCCAGGGCTCTATAATGACCGCTACCTTCAATGGTGCCCAGCACACTCGACTTGACCCAATAACCCTTGCTGCCTTCGAAGATTCAGGCTGGTATCAGGTCAACCACAGTGCCGCAGAACAACTTTTGTGGGGCCAGG GCTCTGGCCCAAACTTTGGCCTAGTGAGCACGTGCAGGAATGGATCCTCAGACTTCTTCTGCACTGGCAG tgggctgggctgtcACTACCTGCACCTGGACAAGGGAAGCTGTTCCTCAGACCCAACGCTAGAAGGCTGCCACATGTACAAACCCTTAGCCAATGGG AGTGAATGCTGGAAGGAGGAGAATGGACGCCACACCAGGGCGGAGAACCCCCACGGGGAGATCTACCATATGCACAGCCGTTGTTTCCTTGCCAACCTTACCTCCCAAGTACTCTCCAAAGACACCACCAGCCAGCCCTTAACAACTCCACATCCCACAGGCTGTTGCTATTTACATCAGTGCACCCACAAGGGAGCCTACGAGGTGCAAGTGGAGGGATCACCGTGGATTCCCTGCCTTCCGGGAAAGGCTATTCAG ATACCTGGGTACTatggtcttctctactgtccccAAGGCCGGTTGTGTCTGAGTGATAAAGGCGCCAGTGTTGCCACTTCTCAACCAATGAGCTTTACAACCCAAGCCCTGCTATTCCAGCTGTCTCTAAGATTAACGGGAACCCGAGGCTACTCTCtggggaaaggacagagagaggagcTTGCCGAAGTAGTGCTGCAGGCTCTGGTGACAAGAGCTGGCACTAGCAG GTGTTATTTCCACAGCCCATCCATCACCACAAGCTTGGTATTCACTGTGAGAATGTGGAAGTCTCCTGGTTGCCGAGGGCCTTCCACTGCTATGCTACATACAACCCTGACCCTGATTCTTCAGAAGAAACCCCTCCAAGTACACCATGGAGAAGCCATCTTTACCACAGAATACAGCAA GCTGCGCACGTCCTTGGACCACAACCCCTCTTTGACTGAGCTACTTCTGTCCACTGGATTCTGCCTACTATTGCTAATTCTGGTGGGTGCATTGGGAACTTTGGCATATCAGAAACGAGCTACGCTCCAAGTGGCGCCATCTACTACTTAA
- the LOC117704998 gene encoding uncharacterized protein C14orf119 homolog has product MSLESSSTSVPPCFPSVLPSVPDDIASSSPPPMSYITSQEMKCILHWFASWSGPQRERFLQDLVAKAVPGKLQPLLDGLEQLSVSAANRPPCIFECQLRLWDQWFRGWAEQERNEFVRQLEVSEPDFVAKFYQAVAATAGKD; this is encoded by the coding sequence ATGTCATTGGAATCGTCTTCCACATCAGTGCCACCCTGCTTCCCTTCTGTGTTACCTTCAGTGCCTGATGACATTGCCAGCTCTTCCCCTCCTCCAATGTCTTACATCACTTCCCAGGAGATGAAGTGTATTCTTCACTGGTTTGCCAGTTGGTCAGGTCCCCAGCGGGAACGTTTTCTACAAGATCTGGTAGCTAAGGCAGTGCCGGGAAAGCTACAGCCACTGCTGGATGGTCTGGAACAGCTCAGTGTATCTGCGGCAAATCGACCACCTTGTATCTTTGAGTGTCAGCTACGTCTTTGGGATCAGTGGTTTCGAGGTTGGGCTGAGCAGGAGCGCAATGAATTTGTCAGGCAGCTGGAGGTCAGTGAGCCAGATTTTGTGGCAAAGTTTTACCAAGCAGTGGCTGCTACTGCTGGTAAGGACTGA